The nucleotide sequence CCGCTCATCCTGAGCTTGTCGAAGGATGAACCGCTATATTTGGCAACGCCCATGGTTCGACAAGCTCACCATGAGCGTCGATAACTATATCGCCTCTCTTCCTGTCTCCTTTGTGCGGATCCTCATCGCCTCTTCGACCGGGATCACGAATATCTTTCCGTCGCCGATCTTTCCGGTATGCGCGGCCTGCTGGATGGCGCTGACCACGTCCGTTACAGATTCATCCGCAACGGTCACTTCTATTTTCACCTTTGGCAGGAAATCTACGATATATTCGGCGCCGCGATAGACCTCTGCGTGCCCTTTTTGGCGTCCAAATCCTTTAACTTCTGTGATGGTCATGCCGGTGACGCCGACATCTGTAAGCGCCTCTTTTACGTCGTCAAGCTTGAAGGGTTTGATGATTGCTTCGACCTTCTTCATTATGGGAAAGTTCGTCTAGCAGGAAAGATCTACAATGTCAATTGCGCTGTGATTAAAAGAGAGCATTTCAGGCTATCCGCCCAGATCTGAAGGCTTTTCTTCACATTACATTAGGAACCTTTACCCGCATCGTATTCAGCGAACGAGTGAGTTATCCATACCTCACGCGCCGGCGCCGAAGATGGCCGGTGCGCGTGGGGGTGTGGATAACTCGCCTCGCAAATCAAAAAAAATAAAGTTATCCACAGTCCGCACACACCAGCTCCTTACGGGCTGGTGTGCGGACTATGGATAACTTTCTTCAACTCCCTCCATTCTCTATCCAACATATACCTTATCCTCTTTATAAGGGGG is from Deltaproteobacteria bacterium CG11_big_fil_rev_8_21_14_0_20_49_13 and encodes:
- a CDS encoding transcriptional regulator (indirectly regulates nitrogen metabolism; at high nitrogen levels P-II prevents the phosphorylation of NR-I, the transcriptional activator of the glutamine synthetase gene (glnA); at low nitrogen levels P-II is uridylylated to form PII-UMP and interacts with an adenylyltransferase (GlnE) that activates GlnA) is translated as MKKVEAIIKPFKLDDVKEALTDVGVTGMTITEVKGFGRQKGHAEVYRGAEYIVDFLPKVKIEVTVADESVTDVVSAIQQAAHTGKIGDGKIFVIPVEEAMRIRTKETGREAI